A single Blastococcus colisei DNA region contains:
- the ftsX gene encoding permease-like cell division protein FtsX, translating into MRVNFVLSEVATGLRRNLTMTVAMILTTAISLGLMGTGLLIASMINEMKEIYYDKVQVSIFLADDVTDEQRSAIESQLESSPEVQSFLYESKEEAYERFRQQFSQQPELVENTPADALPESFRVELVNPERYAVIAAEFPNGQNGVDKVADEGDFLDRLFGLLNGARNATIAVAVVQALAALLLISNTIQLAAFNRRNETNIMRLVGASRWYTQLPFILEAALAGLVGGLLAVGGLVLTKVMFVDRTLAGPIKAGIITGIDWDQIAVTGAIITAAGVGLAGIAAYVTLRLYVRL; encoded by the coding sequence ATGCGCGTCAACTTCGTCCTCTCCGAGGTGGCCACCGGGCTGCGTCGCAACCTGACCATGACGGTCGCGATGATCCTGACGACGGCCATCTCGCTCGGGCTGATGGGCACCGGCCTGCTGATCGCCTCGATGATCAACGAGATGAAGGAGATCTACTACGACAAGGTGCAGGTCTCCATCTTCCTGGCCGACGACGTCACCGACGAGCAGCGCTCGGCCATCGAGTCGCAGCTGGAGTCCTCGCCGGAGGTGCAGAGCTTCCTGTACGAGTCGAAGGAGGAAGCCTACGAGCGCTTCCGGCAGCAGTTCAGCCAGCAGCCCGAGCTGGTCGAGAACACCCCGGCCGACGCGCTCCCGGAGAGTTTCCGCGTCGAGTTGGTCAACCCTGAGCGCTACGCGGTCATCGCCGCCGAGTTCCCGAACGGTCAGAACGGCGTGGACAAGGTGGCCGACGAGGGCGACTTCCTCGACCGGCTCTTCGGTCTGCTCAACGGTGCCCGCAACGCGACGATCGCCGTGGCGGTGGTCCAGGCGCTGGCGGCGCTGCTCCTGATCTCGAACACGATCCAGTTGGCCGCGTTCAACCGGCGCAACGAAACGAACATCATGCGGCTGGTCGGCGCCTCGCGCTGGTACACCCAGCTGCCCTTCATCCTCGAGGCCGCGCTCGCCGGGCTCGTCGGCGGGCTGCTCGCAGTGGGCGGGCTCGTCCTCACCAAGGTGATGTTCGTCGACCGGACGCTGGCCGGGCCGATCAAGGCCGGGATCATCACCGGGATCGACTGGGATCAGATCGCGGTGACCGGTGCGATCATCACGGCCGCCGGCGTCGGCCTGGCCGGCATCGCCGCGTACGTCACGCTGCGGCTCTACGTCCGGCTGTAA
- the cutA gene encoding divalent-cation tolerance protein CutA, with protein sequence MDEECCEVVVTAADAAWLAGFTRTLVEERLAACGHLLDAIRSVYRWQGKVEDEPEARVALHTRLSLVPAITARAVELHPYEVPCVIAMPLLAGNPAYLRWITEETRSP encoded by the coding sequence GTGGACGAGGAGTGCTGCGAGGTCGTCGTCACGGCCGCGGATGCCGCCTGGCTGGCCGGCTTCACCCGCACGCTCGTGGAGGAGCGCCTGGCCGCCTGCGGTCACCTGCTGGACGCGATCCGGTCGGTCTACCGCTGGCAGGGGAAGGTCGAGGACGAGCCCGAGGCCAGGGTGGCGCTGCACACCCGGCTGTCGCTGGTGCCGGCGATCACCGCCCGTGCCGTCGAGCTGCACCCGTACGAGGTCCCGTGCGTCATCGCGATGCCACTCCTGGCCGGCAACCCGGCGTACCTCCGGTGGATCACCGAGGAGACGCGGTCACCATGA
- the smpB gene encoding SsrA-binding protein SmpB: MPREQGRKFIAQNKKARHDYSILDTYEVGLALTGTEVKSLRAGRASLVDGFASIDDGEVWLQHVHIPEYAQGTWTNHAPRRKRKVLMHRAEIDKLLGKIKEGGLTLVPLDLYFKDGKVKATLALAKGKKSYDKRQDLAERDSRREMQKAFGRYVKGRR, from the coding sequence ATGCCGCGGGAACAGGGGCGCAAGTTCATCGCCCAGAACAAGAAGGCGCGGCACGACTACTCGATCCTCGACACCTACGAGGTCGGCCTCGCGCTGACCGGCACCGAGGTGAAGAGCCTCCGCGCCGGCCGTGCCTCGCTCGTCGACGGGTTCGCCTCCATCGACGACGGGGAGGTGTGGCTGCAGCACGTGCACATCCCCGAGTACGCGCAGGGCACCTGGACCAACCACGCCCCGCGGCGCAAGCGCAAGGTGCTCATGCACCGCGCCGAGATCGACAAGCTGCTGGGCAAGATCAAGGAGGGCGGGCTGACGCTCGTCCCGCTGGACCTGTACTTCAAGGACGGCAAGGTCAAGGCCACTCTCGCCCTCGCCAAGGGCAAGAAGTCCTACGACAAGCGGCAGGACCTCGCCGAGCGCGACTCGCGCCGGGAGATGCAGAAGGCCTTCGGCCGGTACGTGAAGGGCCGGCGCTGA
- a CDS encoding TadE/TadG family type IV pilus assembly protein produces the protein MTWLRRRLAGEDGSALVEFVFIALVVFVPLIYIVAGFSAVQRGVFASTAAAREAGRAIATAPDPGTGQERALRAAELAVEDQSVDVTDLRLAYAPAGADCDAAGGYSPTLTPGEEFSVCVTVTVRIPLLPEFVDANTATGQFVVERDRYVDG, from the coding sequence GTGACGTGGCTGCGCCGCCGGCTGGCCGGTGAGGACGGGTCAGCGCTCGTCGAGTTCGTCTTCATCGCGCTGGTCGTCTTCGTGCCGCTGATCTACATCGTCGCCGGGTTCTCGGCGGTGCAGCGCGGCGTCTTCGCGTCCACCGCGGCGGCCCGGGAGGCCGGCCGGGCGATAGCGACCGCGCCGGACCCGGGAACCGGTCAGGAGCGGGCACTGCGGGCGGCGGAACTCGCCGTCGAGGACCAGTCGGTCGACGTCACCGACCTGCGGCTGGCTTACGCGCCGGCGGGCGCCGACTGCGACGCGGCGGGCGGCTACTCGCCGACGCTGACGCCGGGGGAGGAGTTCTCCGTCTGCGTCACGGTGACCGTGCGGATCCCACTGCTGCCGGAGTTCGTCGACGCCAACACCGCGACCGGCCAGTTCGTCGTCGAGCGGGACCGCTACGTCGACGGCTGA
- a CDS encoding DUF6343 family protein — protein MTDPQKPRSQPEYERGLPDYHDPTAGFAGARPAQSALTLRLVLAVFGLVVCIAGGLAWLATDLPTWPGVVLLVLGAVAAVDIVVIVRRKARGEPG, from the coding sequence ATGACCGATCCACAAAAGCCCCGCTCGCAGCCTGAATACGAACGCGGGCTACCCGACTACCACGACCCCACGGCGGGGTTCGCCGGCGCGCGACCGGCCCAGTCGGCGCTCACGCTCCGGCTGGTGCTGGCCGTCTTCGGCCTCGTGGTCTGCATCGCCGGCGGTCTCGCCTGGCTGGCCACCGACCTCCCGACGTGGCCGGGCGTCGTGCTCCTCGTGCTGGGGGCGGTCGCCGCCGTCGACATCGTGGTGATCGTGCGACGCAAGGCCCGCGGCGAACCCGGCTGA
- the prfB gene encoding peptide chain release factor 2 yields MAADFSVVLDELNTTLKSIEAVLRIDDMRNEIADLEQQAAAPDLWNDVEAAQALTSRLSYLQGDLRRVEELRSRLDDVALMHEMAEEEGDEATTAETERELASIRTVIDELEVRTLLNGEYDSREALVTIRSEAGGVDAADFAEMLMRMYLRWAERHKYPTEVYDVSYAEEAGIKSATFAVKVPYAYGTLSVEQGTHRLVRISPFDNQGRRQTSFAGVEVLPVVEQTDHVDIPENEIRVDVFRSSGPGGQSVNTTDSAVRMTHIPTGIVVSCQNEKSQIQNRAAALRVLQARLLVVRQQEQKAEMDALKGEGSSWGNQMRSYVLHPYQMVKDLRTEQETGNTAAVLDGEIDAFIESGIRWRRQQETVDAP; encoded by the coding sequence GTGGCTGCCGACTTCTCCGTCGTACTCGACGAGCTCAACACGACCCTGAAGTCGATCGAGGCCGTCCTGCGCATCGACGACATGCGCAACGAGATCGCCGACCTCGAGCAGCAGGCCGCCGCGCCGGATCTCTGGAACGACGTCGAGGCCGCCCAGGCGCTCACCTCGCGCCTCTCCTACCTGCAGGGAGATCTGCGCCGGGTGGAGGAGCTGCGCAGCCGCCTCGACGACGTCGCCCTGATGCACGAGATGGCGGAGGAGGAGGGCGACGAGGCCACCACCGCCGAGACCGAGCGCGAGCTCGCCAGCATCCGCACCGTCATCGACGAGCTCGAGGTCCGCACCCTGCTCAACGGCGAGTACGACTCCCGCGAGGCCCTGGTGACGATCCGGTCGGAGGCCGGCGGCGTCGACGCGGCCGACTTCGCCGAGATGCTGATGCGCATGTACCTGCGGTGGGCCGAGCGCCACAAGTACCCGACCGAGGTCTACGACGTCAGCTACGCCGAGGAGGCCGGCATCAAGTCGGCCACCTTCGCCGTCAAGGTGCCCTACGCCTACGGCACCCTCTCGGTCGAGCAGGGCACCCACCGGCTGGTGCGCATCTCGCCGTTCGACAACCAGGGCCGCCGGCAGACCTCCTTCGCCGGGGTGGAGGTGCTGCCCGTCGTCGAGCAGACCGACCACGTCGACATCCCCGAGAACGAGATCCGGGTCGACGTCTTCCGGTCGTCGGGTCCGGGCGGGCAGAGCGTCAACACCACCGACTCCGCCGTCCGCATGACCCACATCCCGACCGGCATCGTGGTGTCCTGCCAGAACGAGAAGAGCCAGATCCAGAACCGCGCTGCCGCGCTGCGCGTGCTGCAGGCCCGGCTGCTCGTCGTCCGCCAGCAGGAGCAGAAGGCGGAGATGGACGCGCTGAAGGGGGAGGGCAGCAGCTGGGGCAACCAGATGCGCTCCTACGTCCTCCACCCGTACCAGATGGTCAAGGACCTGCGGACCGAGCAGGAGACCGGCAACACCGCCGCCGTGCTGGACGGCGAGATCGACGCCTTCATCGAGTCGGGCATCCGGTGGCGTCGCCAGCAGGAGACCGTCGACGCCCCCTGA
- a CDS encoding TadE/TadG family type IV pilus assembly protein has protein sequence MADEGPHCPPPLARSRRFPAARPFHHHTDGDDGERGSAVVDFVMVSMLIVALLLAVLQVAVYVHVRNVVTASAQDGARYAANADVDSSAGAPRTVEVVARATSVQTAEGLACTSAEEVDPSGLTLVVVRCTGAVPSLLAVLGNLLPLEVTGRAVKEAA, from the coding sequence GTGGCTGACGAAGGACCTCACTGCCCCCCACCGCTCGCACGCTCGCGGCGGTTCCCTGCAGCGAGGCCGTTCCATCACCACACGGACGGGGACGACGGCGAGCGGGGCAGCGCCGTCGTCGACTTCGTCATGGTCTCGATGCTGATCGTGGCCCTGCTGCTCGCGGTGCTGCAGGTGGCGGTCTACGTGCACGTGCGCAACGTGGTGACGGCGAGCGCGCAGGACGGCGCCCGCTATGCCGCCAACGCCGACGTCGACTCCTCTGCCGGGGCGCCGCGGACGGTCGAGGTGGTCGCGCGGGCGACGTCGGTGCAGACGGCCGAGGGGCTCGCCTGCACGTCGGCCGAGGAGGTGGACCCGAGCGGGCTGACCCTGGTGGTGGTCCGCTGCACCGGTGCGGTGCCGTCGCTGCTGGCGGTGCTGGGCAACCTGCTGCCGCTGGAAGTCACCGGCCGCGCGGTCAAGGAGGCGGCGTGA
- a CDS encoding WhiB family transcriptional regulator, producing the protein MAQCEARLGQVCGIPSATQAAWSALAAVLAVDGPAPCEEGDPAAWWPAHGDDPDDVALAVRCCADCPARVECLAFALAADERDGIWGGLDRAQRLALARPMAA; encoded by the coding sequence GTGGCTCAGTGTGAAGCCCGGCTCGGGCAGGTCTGCGGCATCCCCTCGGCGACGCAGGCGGCGTGGTCTGCGCTGGCCGCGGTGCTGGCGGTGGATGGTCCCGCACCATGCGAGGAAGGCGACCCGGCCGCGTGGTGGCCGGCCCACGGCGACGACCCGGACGACGTCGCGCTCGCGGTGCGCTGCTGCGCAGATTGCCCGGCCCGCGTCGAGTGCCTGGCCTTCGCCCTGGCCGCCGACGAGCGGGACGGCATCTGGGGCGGGCTGGACCGGGCGCAACGCCTCGCACTCGCTCGTCCCATGGCCGCCTGA
- a CDS encoding conjugal transfer protein TraF: MVTRRPTWLRLTILLAAASAGCTQSVAEMPVSHRGDVAVPSYAGVAGAPPYCARLAGSTALPGIPTAVGLLAGDPGNVEAEVDLTAAIDELRAVLDDVRPALDDAVGELVAALTAARDQGLTEAVRDDISAGLDELGTLVQPACGFPT; this comes from the coding sequence ATGGTCACCCGCAGGCCCACGTGGCTCCGCCTGACCATTCTTCTGGCGGCCGCGTCCGCAGGGTGCACGCAGTCGGTCGCCGAGATGCCCGTGTCGCACCGCGGCGACGTGGCGGTGCCGTCGTACGCCGGCGTCGCGGGCGCCCCGCCCTACTGTGCCCGTCTCGCCGGGTCGACGGCTCTCCCGGGCATCCCCACGGCCGTCGGGCTGCTGGCCGGTGACCCGGGGAACGTCGAGGCGGAGGTCGACCTCACCGCCGCCATCGACGAGCTCCGGGCAGTGCTCGACGACGTCCGGCCCGCACTCGACGATGCGGTGGGCGAGCTGGTGGCGGCCCTGACCGCGGCTCGTGACCAGGGACTGACCGAGGCGGTCCGCGACGACATCAGCGCCGGCCTCGACGAGCTGGGCACACTCGTCCAGCCGGCGTGCGGGTTCCCGACGTGA
- the ftsE gene encoding cell division ATP-binding protein FtsE: protein MIELQHVTKLYPASGRPALDDVSTEIDKGEFVFLIGSSGSGKSTFLRLLLKEDTPTSGNVIVNGKTLNTMSKWQVPKLRRTMGCVFQDFRLLRDRTVAQNVAFALEVINKPSRTIKRVVPEVLEMVGLEGKAHRLPSELSGGEQQRVAIARAFVNRPLVLLADEPTGNLDPETSEGIMLLLERINRTGTTVIMATHDYHIVDSMRRRVIELNGGVLTRDQSRGVYGVGR from the coding sequence GTGATCGAATTGCAACACGTCACCAAGCTCTACCCGGCCAGCGGCCGGCCGGCCCTCGACGACGTGTCCACCGAGATCGACAAGGGCGAGTTCGTCTTCCTCATCGGGTCCTCCGGCTCGGGGAAGTCGACGTTCCTCCGGCTGCTGCTGAAGGAGGACACCCCGACCTCCGGCAACGTGATCGTCAACGGCAAGACGTTGAACACGATGAGCAAGTGGCAGGTGCCCAAGCTGCGCCGGACCATGGGCTGCGTCTTCCAGGACTTCCGCCTTCTCCGCGACCGCACCGTCGCCCAGAACGTCGCCTTCGCACTCGAGGTCATCAACAAGCCGTCGCGGACGATCAAGCGGGTCGTGCCCGAGGTGCTCGAGATGGTCGGTCTCGAGGGCAAGGCGCACCGGCTGCCCAGCGAGCTGTCCGGGGGTGAGCAGCAGCGGGTGGCCATCGCCCGCGCGTTCGTCAACCGGCCGCTGGTCCTGCTCGCCGACGAACCGACGGGAAACCTCGATCCGGAGACGAGCGAGGGCATCATGCTGCTGCTCGAGCGGATCAACCGCACCGGCACCACGGTGATCATGGCGACGCACGACTACCACATCGTGGACTCCATGCGCCGCCGCGTCATCGAGCTCAACGGGGGAGTTCTCACCCGCGACCAGTCGCGTGGCGTGTACGGGGTCGGCCGCTAG
- a CDS encoding putative bifunctional diguanylate cyclase/phosphodiesterase — protein sequence MRRDGPGKPELPLDVHRHAGASDRDAVLVEAVLDAVPSPTCLLDPEGRMLLGNQAWTTRSRTYADLRFQVGIGANYYDMALSLRDDAVSRAMVASLQELARGERDEVSLDYSFPHPLGGTRWFHVHGSRVDQAGHVVVTHTDITSRVQAEQAATWRARHDHLTELPNRAHLHELIDAELRNPDLTPVAVLFLDVDGFKDVNDSLGHELGDQLLRQLADRLIAGTRGQDTVGRLGGDEFVVLCRDCDADGAEILAQRCQAIFEQPFELAGRSVRLSASIGIAGAGSPRPAMVRSTDLVRDADLAMYAAKAAGRNRIHVFSADLRTAVQRKVQLAGELRDAIDGNQLVLHYQPVLDLPSGEVAGAEALVRWQHPERGLVGPCEFIPVAEQSELIGPLTRWVLGEATRQAAEWVRRGFPLLWGVNISPAALAAGTLVRDVAEALAASGLAPEHLIVELTESCVAEDAERAAAQLAALRRSGVEVAIDDFGTGYSSLGQLVNIPAGVLKIDRSLVVGAPDRPSQSTAAIAAVVGLARACGMRSLAEGVETAEQLALATELGCTYAQGFHIASPMPAEQLTSWLATRRSARAGRAALGSATAAAPRR from the coding sequence GTGCGACGAGACGGACCGGGCAAGCCCGAGCTGCCCCTGGACGTGCACCGTCACGCGGGTGCCTCCGATCGCGACGCCGTCCTCGTGGAGGCGGTGCTGGACGCCGTGCCGTCGCCGACGTGCCTCCTCGACCCCGAAGGACGGATGCTGCTGGGGAACCAGGCCTGGACCACGCGGTCCAGGACCTACGCGGACCTCCGCTTCCAGGTCGGCATCGGAGCCAACTACTACGACATGGCGCTCAGCCTGCGCGACGACGCGGTCTCCCGGGCCATGGTCGCCTCCCTCCAGGAACTGGCGCGAGGCGAACGCGACGAGGTCTCGCTCGACTACTCGTTCCCCCACCCCCTCGGAGGAACACGCTGGTTCCACGTGCACGGCTCCCGCGTCGACCAGGCGGGGCACGTCGTCGTCACGCACACCGACATCACCTCCCGCGTGCAGGCCGAGCAAGCCGCGACCTGGCGGGCCCGCCACGACCACCTCACCGAGCTCCCCAACCGGGCGCACCTGCACGAGCTGATCGACGCCGAGCTGCGCAACCCCGACCTGACGCCGGTGGCGGTGCTCTTCCTCGACGTGGACGGGTTCAAGGACGTCAACGACTCCCTCGGTCACGAGCTGGGCGACCAGTTGCTCCGGCAGCTGGCCGACCGGCTCATCGCCGGGACCCGTGGCCAGGACACCGTGGGCCGGCTCGGTGGTGACGAGTTCGTCGTCCTCTGCCGGGATTGCGACGCGGACGGCGCGGAGATCTTGGCCCAGCGCTGCCAGGCCATCTTCGAGCAACCCTTCGAGCTCGCCGGCCGCAGCGTGCGGCTCAGCGCGAGCATCGGCATCGCCGGTGCCGGCAGTCCGCGACCGGCCATGGTGCGCTCGACCGATCTCGTGCGCGACGCAGACCTGGCGATGTACGCCGCCAAGGCGGCCGGCCGGAACCGGATCCACGTGTTCAGCGCCGACCTGCGCACCGCCGTGCAGCGGAAGGTCCAGCTCGCCGGCGAGTTGCGCGATGCCATCGACGGCAACCAGCTCGTCCTCCACTACCAGCCCGTCCTCGACCTGCCGAGCGGCGAGGTCGCGGGAGCGGAGGCGCTGGTTCGCTGGCAGCACCCCGAGCGCGGCCTGGTCGGGCCCTGCGAGTTCATCCCGGTGGCCGAGCAGTCCGAGCTGATCGGTCCGTTGACCCGCTGGGTGCTGGGCGAGGCGACCCGCCAGGCCGCGGAATGGGTACGGCGGGGCTTTCCTCTCCTGTGGGGCGTCAACATCAGTCCCGCGGCGCTGGCTGCCGGCACCCTCGTGCGCGACGTCGCGGAGGCGCTCGCCGCCTCGGGGCTGGCGCCCGAGCACCTGATCGTCGAGCTGACGGAGAGCTGCGTGGCCGAGGACGCCGAACGGGCCGCGGCCCAGCTCGCCGCCCTGCGCCGGTCGGGGGTGGAGGTCGCGATCGACGACTTCGGTACCGGCTACTCCTCGCTCGGCCAGCTGGTGAACATCCCGGCCGGCGTGCTGAAGATCGACCGCAGCCTGGTGGTCGGAGCCCCGGACCGCCCGAGCCAGTCGACGGCGGCGATCGCGGCCGTCGTGGGGCTGGCCAGGGCCTGCGGCATGCGCAGCCTCGCCGAGGGCGTCGAGACCGCGGAGCAGCTCGCGCTCGCCACGGAACTGGGCTGCACGTACGCGCAGGGATTCCACATCGCCAGCCCGATGCCGGCCGAGCAGCTGACGAGCTGGCTGGCGACCCGCCGCTCCGCCCGCGCCGGCAGGGCCGCACTGGGCAGCGCCACGGCGGCGGCACCGCGGCGCTGA